A genomic stretch from Xiphophorus maculatus strain JP 163 A chromosome 14, X_maculatus-5.0-male, whole genome shotgun sequence includes:
- the LOC102228770 gene encoding NACHT, LRR and PYD domains-containing protein 5-like — translation MEASNDKEEEVLCSETTLCKGKRKQQKEEPRPTCLSFKSSHSKDAFIRFNLDQPSDAKRLDQNSDVGQPPPEHQMQLGSIFMELEKKIVMFVKDELKEIQKVLCSDYPECSEGLEEDERVSGNKDEKQSSSSRSSREAFLKITVDFLRMMNLDDLADLLQSKSFITCQQTLKSNLKKKLQFVFEGIAKSGNQTFLNQIYTELYITEGDSGDVNKEHEVRQIESVSWKPDRPETTIRHEDIFKPSPDRDEPIRAVMTKGVAGIGKTVLTQKFTLDWAEDQANQDIQFTFPFTFRELNLLKDQQFSLVELVHHFFSETKGISRFEELKVVFIFDGLDESRLPLDFHNNEILTDVRKSTSVDVLLTNLISGNLLPKAHLWITTRPAAASRFPPEFVGMMTEIRGFTDPQKDEYFIKRFKYKEEARMVISHIKKSRTLHIMCHIPIFCWITAKVVEDMLNKNDGEELPKTLTEMYIHFMVVQNKLKGIKYDGGAETDSHWSPESRKMIESLGKLAYDQLMKRNLIFYESDLTECGIDIRAASVCSGVFTQIFREERGLYQTKLFCFVHLSVQEFLAALHVHLTFIKSGVNLLVKGETKSKELEKRRHESLETDIYKNAVDMALESPDGHLDLFLRFLLGLSLNTNRRHLGGLVKQTEESLRANKDTAQYIREKINNHLCDEKSINLLHCLNELNDQSLVEEIQQSLNTGSLSAHQLSPAQWSALHFILLSSEKGLETFDMKKYSASENALLGLLPMVKIISKVILSGCNLSERSCEALSSLLSSTSSSLRDLDLSNNDLTDSGVKLLCNGLMSPNCELKILRLSGCLITDEGCAALASALTMNPSHLKELDLSFNYPREAGMESLAAIMKNPSFRLESLNMEPGGERWLTPGLRKYSCPLTVDLNTVSRFLRLSDKNRKVTFVENEEQPYDDHPDRFDLNQLLCTDGLTGRSYWEVEWGGKVYVSLSYRGINRKGVNNDSWFGLNDNSWGLVCSDDGYTVWHNGKKAFIPFSSYSSSPSGRVAVYVDCPAGTLSLYRVSSDTLIHIYTANTKFTEPLYPGFGFEYKTGSWMSLCSL, via the exons ATGGAGGCATCTAATGACAAAGAAGAGGAAGTTCTTTGCTCTGAAACAACTTTATGCAAGGGCAAGAG gaaacaacagaaagaagaaCCCAGACCAACCTGTCTGTCCTTTAAGAGCAGCCACTCAAAAGATGCCTTTATTCGTTTTAATCTTGACCAACCTTCAGATGCAAAAAG ACTTGACCAGAACTCTGACGTTGGTCAACCTCCCCCTGAGCATCAAATGCAGCTGGGCTCCATATTTATG gAACTGGAGAAAAAGATTGTGATGTTTGTGAAGGATGAGCTAAAGGAAATCCAAAAGGTCTTGTGTTCAGATTACCCCGAATGTTCTGAGGGTCTGGAAGAGGATGAGAGGGTGTCTGGAAATAAGGATgaaaagcagagcagcagcagcaggagcagtaGAGAGGCATTTTTAAAGATCACTGTTGACTTCTTGAGAATGATGAATCTGGATGACCTTGCTGACCTTCTGCAGAGCA aGTCATTCATCACATGTCAACAAACACTAAAGTCTAACCTGAAGAAGAAGCTCCAGTTTGTGTTTGAAGGAATTGCTAAATCAGGAAATCAAACCTTTCTAAATCAGATTtacacagagctctacatcacagaaGGAGACTCTGGAGATGTCAATaaggaacatgaggtcagacagattgaatCAGTGTCCTGGAAACCAGacagaccagaaacaacaatTAGACATGAAGACATATTTAAACCCTCACCTGATAGagatgaaccaatcagagcagtgATGACAAAGGGcgtggctggcattgggaaaacagtcctgacacagaagttcactctggactgggcagAAGACCAAGCCAACCAGGACATCCAGTTCACATTTCCATTCACATTCAGAGAGTTGAATCTGTTAAAAGACCAGCAGTTCAGCTTAGTGGAGCTTGTTCACCATTTTTTTAGTGAAACCAAAGGAATCTCCAGATTTGAAGAGTTAAAGGTtgtgttcatctttgatggtttggatgagagtcgacttccACTGGACTTCCACAACAATGAGATCTTGACAGATGTAAGAAAGTCCACCTCAGTAGATGTTCttctgacaaacctcatcagcgGGAACCTGCTTCCAAAAGCTcacctctggataaccacacgacctgcagcagccagtcGATTCCCTCCTGAGTTTGTTGGCATGATGACAGAGATCAGAGGATTCACTGACCCACAGAAAGATGAGTACTTCatcaaaagatttaaatataaGGAGGAGGCCAGAATGGTAATCTCCCATATAAAGAAATCAAGAACcctccacatcatgtgccacatcccaatcttctgctggatcactgctaaagTTGTGGAAGACATGTTGAACAAAAATGATGGAGAAGAACTGCCAAAGaccctgactgagatgtacattCACTTTATGGTGGTGCAGAACAAACTGAAGGGCatcaagtatgatggaggagctgagaCAGATTCACACTGGAGTCCTGAGAGCCGAAAGATGATCGagtctctgggaaaactggcttATGATCAGTTGATGAAaagaaacctgatcttctatgaatcagacctgacagagtgtggcatcGATATCAGAGCAGCATCAGTGTgctcaggagtgttcacacagatcttCAGAGAAGAGAGAGGGCTGTACCAGACCAAGTTGTTCTGCTTTGTCCACctgagtgttcaggagtttctggctgctcttcatgttcacCTGACCTTCATAAAATCTGGAGTCAATCTCCTGGTAAAAGGTGAAACAAAATCCAAGGAATTGGAAAAAAGAAGGCATGAATCTCTAGAGACAGACATTTATAAGAATGCTGTGGACATGGCCCTAGAGAGTCCAGATGGACACCTGGACTTGTTCCTCCGCTTTCTACTTGGTCTTTCACTTAATACCAATAGGCGTCACTTAGGAGGTCTtgtaaaacagacagaagaaagCTTGAGGGCTAATAAAGACACAGCCCAGTACATCAGAGAGAAGATAAATAATCATCTGTGTGAtgagaaaagcatcaatctgCTCCACTGCCTGAATGAACTAAATGATCAGTCTCTGGTGGAGGAAATCCAACAATCTTTAAATACAGGAAGTCTTTCAGCACACCAGCTGTCTCCTGCTCAGTGGTCAGCTCTGCACTTCATCCTACTTTCATCAGAAAAAGGTCTGGAGACATTTGACATGAAGAAATACTCTGCTTCAGAGAATGCTTTACTGGGGCTGCTGCCAATGGTCAAAATCATTAGCAAAGTTAT ACTGAGTGggtgtaacctctcagagagaagctgtgaagctctgtcctcattGCTCAGCTCAACATCCTCTAGTCTCAGAGatctggacctgagtaacaatgACCTGAcagattcaggagtgaagctgctgtgcAATGGACTGATGAGTCCCAACTGTGAACTCAAAATTCTGAG gcTTTCCGGCTGCCTGATCACAGACGAAGGATGTGCTgctctggcctcagctctgactaTGAACCCGTCTCACCTGAAGGAGCTGGACCTGAGTTTCAATTATCCTAGAGAGGCAGGAATGGAGAGTCTAGCAGCTATAATGAAGAATCCAAGCTTCAGGCTGGAGTCTCTCAA CATGGAGCCTGGAGGAGAAAGATGGTTGACACCAGGTCTGAGGAAGT ATTCCTGTCCACTAACAGTCGACCTAAACACTGTAAGCAGATTCCTCAGACTGTCTGACAaaaacaggaaggtgacattTGTGGAGAACGAGGAGCAGCCGTATGAtgatcatccagacagatttgatcTCAATCAGCTGCTGTGTACTGATGGTCTGACTGGTCGCAGTTACTGGGAGGTTGAGTGGGGTGGGAAAGTCTATGTATCACTGAGTTACAGGGGAATCAATAGAAAAGGAGTCAATAACGATTCCTGGTTTGGATTGAATGATAACTCCTGGGGTCTAGTCTGCTCTGATGATGGTTACACTGTTTGGCACAATGGAAAAAAAGCTTTCATCCCCTTCTCTTCCTACTCCTCGTCTCCCTCTGGCAGAGTAGCGgtgtatgtggactgtcctgctggGACTCTGTCCTTGTACAGAGTCTCTTCAGACACACTGATCCACATCTACACTGCCAACACCAAATTCACTGAACCTCTTTATCCTGGATTTGGATTTGAGTACAAGACAGGTTCTTGGATGTCTTTGTGTTCACTTTAA